The proteins below come from a single Miscanthus floridulus cultivar M001 chromosome 1, ASM1932011v1, whole genome shotgun sequence genomic window:
- the LOC136487970 gene encoding glycine-rich cell wall structural protein 2-like: MATCKLLAVSITVLLSIGLTNAIRVVNHATADAQGSGGGGGGGTGNAYGSGYGSGSGYASSGSYDSNTYDSGAGEGSGYGSPGPAPPISSGYGSPGPAPISGDGPTGVADGGPFGSFTSASAAGEGTGSGGWEGYDPSASGYGAGGASGSGHGDSGGLYGNGASNANGSGGGGGSGGSFGNGVGSGHGSGSGEGSGYNDGPYGNSNANSRGSGGGSGGGRDGGFGHGSGGGSGSSNGSPYGPWQWDNSYGGNNGHP; the protein is encoded by the coding sequence ATGGCTACTTGTAAGCTCTTAGCTGTTAGCATCACTGTCCTGCTAAGCATTGGATTAACCAATGCTATTAGGGTGGTAAACCATGCCACAGCTGATGCCCAAGGCAGcggcgggggtgggggtgggggaacCGGAAATGCTTATGGCTCTGGCTATGGGTCTGGGTCTGGCTATGCCTCCAGTGGTTCCTATGACAGCAATACATATGATAGCGGAGCTGGTGAGGGCTCTGGCTATGGCTCTCCAGGTCCAGCCCCACCAATCAGTTCTGGCTATGGCTCTCCAGGTCCAGCCCCAATCAGTGGCGATGGCCCCACCGGCGTTGCTGATGGGGGCCCATTCGGTAGCTTCACATCTGCTAGCGCAGCTGGTGAGGGCACTGGCAGTGGTGGATGGGAAGGTTATGACCCATCCGCGTCGGGGTATGGAGCAGGAGGTGCGTCTGGCTCAGGCCATGGCGACTCTGGTGGCCTTTATGGTAATGGGGCTTCCAATGCAAATGgaagtggtggtggcggtggttctGGAGGAAGTTTCGGCAATGGTGTGGGGAGTGGTCATGGATCAGGAAGTGGGGAAGGCTCCGGTTATAACGACGGACCATATGGTAACAGCAATGCAAACAGCCGTGGCAGCGGAGGTGGAAGCGGTGGTGGCCGCGACGGTGGGTTTGGCCATGGTTCTGGTGGTGGTTCAGGTAGCAGTAATGGCTCTCCATATGGTCCATGGCAGTGGGACAACAGCTATGGTGGTAACAACGGACATCCTTAA